A region from the Roseofilum reptotaenium CS-1145 genome encodes:
- a CDS encoding DUF1815 family protein, which produces MFIRLAHQHRQFVQDLVMSLQALAVVLERQGYLASCYTCGDQMNSASFMVSLGDNHLIRFLVSDYGITWTEMRDDRELMKLEGAEAIAQLQELANLAKRDKLPEDPPLTGAVPQKAKSSGMKVLPRVG; this is translated from the coding sequence GTGTTTATCCGATTAGCACACCAACATAGACAATTTGTCCAGGATCTGGTCATGAGCCTTCAGGCGTTGGCTGTTGTTCTGGAGCGCCAAGGGTATTTAGCCTCGTGCTATACCTGTGGAGATCAAATGAATAGCGCATCCTTTATGGTGAGCTTAGGAGATAACCATCTGATTCGGTTTTTGGTTTCTGATTATGGGATTACCTGGACAGAAATGCGCGATGACCGAGAGCTGATGAAACTCGAAGGTGCAGAGGCGATCGCTCAACTGCAAGAGTTAGCCAATCTAGCGAAACGGGATAAACTGCCCGAAGACCCCCCGTTAACGGGTGCGGTTCCTCAAAAGGCAAAGTCTTCTGGCATGAAGGTTCTTCCCAGAGTAGGATAA